One Nocardia huaxiensis genomic window, TCGGGCGGCCGGGGCCCCGGCTCATGTCGGCCGCCCTGCACATCGCCGATCTGGTGACCGCGAGCCTGGTGCTGTCCTCCGGGGACGAGGCGCGGCAGTGGGCGCAGCCGGTGTCGAGCCGCTGGATCCACCAGGCCGCGGGCATGACCAGCGCGCAGCTGGGCATCGATATCGCCGACGCCTACGCCCGCATGCGCGGATATGCCTTCACACATGGGCTTTCGCTGGTCGAGGTGGCACACCGCGTAGTAGACCGCAAGGTTCGGATCGAACCCGAATGAACGCAACTATTCCGTAGCGCCCCGGCGGGCCCATACGATTAGCTGACAGCAAGAGCGGCACAGGAAACTTACGTGGCGGCGCCCCGGCGCCCGCCGATGCGGGGTGATTGCGGTGTCCGACAGTGAGTTGCTGGTGGCGGTGCTGGCGAGGTTCGCACGGCTGCTTCCCGCGGCACACGAAATGCCCCACATCCTGGAACAGTTGATGCGCAGTGCTATCGATGTGCTGGAACCGGCCGGGGCCACCGTCGCACTGTCGGCGCAGCTGAGCTCCGCGGAAACCGACCCCTTCAGTGGAATTCCCGCCGAACTGCTGGATCTCGAAGTCTGCCAGCGGGACTGCGCACGCGGACCGGGCGTGGTCGCGCACACCTGCGGTGCGCCGGTGACCATCACCGATATCGGCAACTACGGCGACATGTGGCCGGAGTACGCGGATCTGGCTGGGCAGCACCGGATTTCCTCGGTGGCCGCCATTCCCATGCGCCTCGACGACACCGAAGCCGGTGTGCTGAGCCTGTATTCGCGGCAACCCCGGCGCTGGTCGGGGCGGGATCTGTCGGTGGCGGCACTGCTCGCGGGCATGGCCACCGGGCACATCGTGACGGCGAATCTGGTGCAACGCCAGCAGCGGGTGACCGAACAGCTGCAGCACGCGTTGAACAGCCGGATCGTGGTGGAGCAGGCCAAGGGCGTGATCGCGCACGCCCGCCGGACCA contains:
- a CDS encoding GAF and ANTAR domain-containing protein, giving the protein MSDSELLVAVLARFARLLPAAHEMPHILEQLMRSAIDVLEPAGATVALSAQLSSAETDPFSGIPAELLDLEVCQRDCARGPGVVAHTCGAPVTITDIGNYGDMWPEYADLAGQHRISSVAAIPMRLDDTEAGVLSLYSRQPRRWSGRDLSVAALLAGMATGHIVTANLVQRQQRVTEQLQHALNSRIVVEQAKGVIAHARRTTPDAAFELIRAHARRNRVTVRAVAHGIVELGLRI